A stretch of the Chitinispirillales bacterium ANBcel5 genome encodes the following:
- the serS gene encoding serine--tRNA ligase, with translation MLDIQRIRENPEQIAQAAVRKKDPVDIPAIIELDNRRREVIGEVERLKSLRNTRSQEISALKKQKKDASSLIAEMKEVSETIKKMDESLSEINDELHQLLIRVPNVPQDSVPKGKSEEDNVVVSEWGESGEYDFKLKDHLELGTSLDIIDFTRGAKVTGAGFPVLKGAGAMLERALLNFFLDTHAAENGYHEIFPPFLANRESHFGVGQLPKNEEQMYYIGADDLFCIPTAEVPVTNLHRAEILSPSQLPIKYCAYSACFRREAGSYGKDTKGYLRVHQFNKVELVKIVEPQKSAVEHEALRKDAEMILQKLGLKYRVLELCDADLSFAGAKCYDLEVWAPAEGKFLEVSSCSNFEDFQARRMNIRYRPEGEKRPAFVHTINGSGLATARIIVALLETYQTKEGSVRIPPVLQPYMRGLTEITS, from the coding sequence ATGTTAGATATCCAGCGCATAAGAGAGAACCCTGAACAGATAGCGCAGGCTGCAGTAAGAAAGAAAGACCCTGTAGATATACCTGCAATTATTGAGCTCGATAACAGGCGCCGGGAAGTTATTGGGGAAGTAGAACGTCTTAAAAGCTTACGAAACACTCGTTCACAGGAGATATCAGCACTGAAGAAGCAGAAAAAAGACGCATCTTCATTGATTGCAGAGATGAAGGAAGTCTCTGAAACGATAAAGAAAATGGATGAATCGCTTTCAGAAATTAACGACGAGCTTCATCAGTTGCTTATCCGTGTTCCCAATGTGCCTCAGGATTCCGTTCCGAAGGGGAAAAGCGAGGAGGACAATGTTGTTGTGTCTGAGTGGGGAGAGAGTGGTGAGTATGATTTTAAGCTCAAAGATCACCTGGAACTTGGCACATCACTCGACATTATTGATTTCACCAGGGGGGCTAAAGTTACGGGGGCAGGATTTCCGGTTCTTAAAGGTGCGGGGGCGATGCTTGAGCGTGCTCTGTTAAACTTTTTCCTCGATACACATGCAGCAGAAAATGGATATCATGAGATTTTTCCGCCTTTTTTGGCAAATAGGGAGAGCCATTTTGGTGTTGGGCAGCTTCCAAAAAACGAAGAGCAGATGTACTATATTGGAGCAGATGACCTTTTCTGTATTCCCACCGCAGAAGTTCCGGTAACAAATCTTCACAGAGCTGAAATACTTAGTCCTTCTCAGCTTCCCATTAAATACTGTGCCTACAGCGCATGTTTCAGACGGGAGGCGGGTTCTTACGGTAAGGACACGAAAGGGTATCTCCGTGTTCATCAGTTTAATAAAGTTGAGTTGGTAAAGATTGTTGAACCGCAAAAATCTGCCGTTGAGCATGAGGCGCTTCGCAAAGATGCAGAAATGATACTTCAGAAACTTGGCTTAAAATACAGAGTCCTTGAGCTTTGTGATGCTGATCTGTCTTTTGCCGGCGCTAAGTGTTATGATCTGGAGGTGTGGGCTCCTGCAGAAGGAAAATTCCTGGAAGTGTCTTCATGTAGCAATTTTGAAGATTTTCAGGCCAGAAGAATGAATATTCGCTACAGACCTGAAGGTGAAAAGCGACCAGCATTTGTACATACTATAAATGGTAGTGGGCTTGCGACTGCAAGAATAATTGTGGCATTGCTTGAGACATATCAAACCAAAGAAGGTTCTGTTCGTATCCCACCCGTACTCCAGCCTTATATGCGTGGGTTGACTGAAATTACCTCCTGA
- a CDS encoding response regulator produces the protein MSTSRKKILWVDDEIEFFRAHISYLETRGYYVIPAFNGDDAIEKIKNDPDFFDIVFIDKLMPGKDGLATHSEIKKISFTTPVVLLINRATDKKEIARSLETKISAFVTKPVGCSRLLSVLKNLFDKKETDTRHIVETFLRDYTQIKNLLSASSLDYAGYIKLYQSLNRWSIKLDKVDNEELRQMHAGQVSDCNMHFSNFVSEQYVRWVSGCSKKPLLSNDVMKKVVVPKLIKKQQVILIVLSGMRMDQFVLMESWLKKALSYKKRYFFSVLPSSFQYSHRSLLSGLLPAEHSAACMGSSVMDSLKLGLKKHCDCEPAAKHIDASGKNNYSSLISQVNRDTRSFIVITSDIMEHLKSNKGTSKTFEDDSTLREQTCEWVAQSSIVDFIKGISNESREVILTSDHGHVYSTRCTEIYGTDELPENRRYFTGERISSDERNALYISEPEQYALPNTSPQCKWLIARENFCFTKPGKFEMSLQQSRFSFQQGGISMEEMIMPLYICSPK, from the coding sequence ATGTCTACATCAAGAAAAAAAATTTTATGGGTAGATGATGAGATTGAGTTTTTCAGAGCTCATATTAGCTATCTTGAAACTCGTGGGTACTATGTTATTCCGGCATTCAATGGAGACGATGCGATTGAAAAAATCAAAAATGATCCAGATTTTTTTGACATCGTTTTTATTGATAAATTGATGCCTGGTAAAGACGGACTTGCTACTCATTCAGAAATAAAAAAAATCTCATTCACCACACCTGTAGTATTGCTAATAAACAGGGCTACTGATAAAAAAGAAATAGCAAGGTCCTTAGAGACCAAAATTAGTGCTTTTGTTACAAAACCTGTCGGTTGTTCTCGGTTGTTATCAGTATTAAAAAACCTTTTCGACAAAAAAGAAACTGATACCAGGCATATTGTGGAAACGTTCTTAAGGGATTACACTCAAATTAAGAATTTGCTCTCGGCATCATCATTGGATTATGCGGGATATATTAAGCTGTACCAGTCTCTTAACAGGTGGAGTATTAAACTGGATAAGGTGGACAATGAGGAGCTGCGACAAATGCATGCAGGGCAGGTATCTGACTGTAATATGCATTTTAGTAACTTTGTATCAGAGCAGTATGTTCGTTGGGTCAGTGGGTGTTCCAAAAAACCACTCTTGTCAAATGATGTAATGAAGAAAGTTGTTGTTCCAAAGCTTATAAAAAAGCAACAGGTAATACTGATTGTTTTAAGTGGTATGAGAATGGATCAGTTTGTTTTGATGGAATCTTGGTTAAAGAAGGCCTTGTCCTATAAAAAAAGATACTTTTTCTCAGTTTTACCTTCTTCTTTTCAGTATTCACATCGTTCGCTTTTAAGCGGCCTGTTACCTGCTGAGCACTCTGCAGCCTGCATGGGTTCATCTGTTATGGATTCCCTTAAGCTGGGGTTAAAAAAACACTGCGATTGCGAACCGGCCGCAAAACATATTGATGCTTCCGGGAAGAATAATTACAGCAGTTTGATTTCGCAAGTGAATAGAGATACCCGGTCTTTTATTGTGATTACTTCTGATATTATGGAGCATCTTAAATCAAATAAAGGGACCTCAAAAACTTTTGAAGATGATTCTACACTTAGAGAACAAACCTGTGAATGGGTAGCACAGTCATCTATCGTTGATTTTATTAAAGGTATATCCAATGAAAGCAGAGAAGTAATACTAACCTCCGATCATGGACATGTTTATAGTACCAGGTGTACTGAAATCTATGGTACAGATGAACTACCGGAAAACAGGAGGTATTTTACCGGAGAACGGATAAGCTCAGATGAAAGGAATGCTTTGTATATTTCTGAACCTGAGCAGTATGCTCTTCCAAACACTTCACCTCAATGTAAATGGCTTATTGCCCGTGAAAACTTTTGTTTCACTAAACCTGGTAAGTTTGAGATGTCACTTCAGCAAAGCAGGTTCAGTTTTCAGCAAGGGGGTATTTCGATGGAGGAGATGATTATGCCATTATATATATGCAGCCCCAAATAG
- the tsaE gene encoding tRNA (adenosine(37)-N6)-threonylcarbamoyltransferase complex ATPase subunit type 1 TsaE: protein MILLTKSIIETRAIGEKLALYATPGDVFSLEGDLGCGKTELVRGFVHALSPDAYVRSPTFSIVNTYETSKLPVYHFDFYRLADPFELDTIGFMEYVDSEGVCLIEWGNMFKDSLPCEAKTIRIEESGENERILKSDFDFNLENVS, encoded by the coding sequence ATGATCCTGCTTACAAAATCAATTATTGAAACACGAGCTATAGGTGAAAAGTTAGCGTTATATGCAACACCGGGAGATGTATTTTCTCTTGAAGGGGATCTTGGTTGTGGTAAGACTGAATTGGTCAGAGGTTTTGTACATGCTCTTTCACCCGACGCATATGTTCGCAGTCCTACCTTTTCTATAGTAAATACGTATGAAACTTCTAAGCTGCCGGTTTACCATTTTGATTTTTACAGGTTAGCAGATCCTTTTGAGCTTGATACCATAGGTTTTATGGAGTATGTTGATTCTGAAGGGGTGTGTTTGATAGAGTGGGGGAATATGTTTAAGGATTCACTTCCCTGTGAAGCAAAAACCATTCGTATCGAGGAATCCGGGGAGAATGAGCGTATATTAAAGAGTGATTTTGATTTTAACCTGGAGAACGTATCGTGA
- a CDS encoding EFR1 family ferrodoxin (N-terminal region resembles flavodoxins. C-terminal ferrodoxin region binds two 4Fe-4S clusters.) has product MSSAICQVYYLTGTGNSVQITKRLEAELGAEIRGMASFQSEQKIRVECDMLGLVVPVYFLDIPHFVKEFVSKLEIHPDTFVFSIVHCGALPGFSLSTLHKMIEKNGAKLNSAHIVYMPDNSIVFYTKKEKIHKMLQDFDHRLNEVIASLRVKKEKSVKRDTPTFFLPEITKSIFHLFGVNKKRVLAQQCINCGLCKRLCPVECISYTDGEPVWKKGCVYCFACIHWCPNRAIRFGSLKITDKSGYTNPNCSAEEIEAQKFVS; this is encoded by the coding sequence GTGAGTAGTGCTATATGTCAGGTGTACTATTTAACCGGAACAGGAAACAGCGTTCAAATTACCAAAAGACTTGAAGCTGAGCTTGGAGCTGAGATTAGGGGAATGGCTTCGTTTCAGTCAGAACAGAAAATCAGGGTTGAGTGCGATATGCTGGGGTTAGTAGTGCCGGTTTATTTCCTCGACATACCACATTTTGTAAAAGAGTTTGTTTCTAAGCTTGAGATTCATCCTGATACATTCGTTTTTTCAATAGTACACTGTGGGGCTCTTCCTGGCTTTTCACTCTCTACTCTACACAAAATGATAGAAAAAAATGGGGCAAAACTAAACTCTGCACATATTGTTTACATGCCTGATAACAGTATCGTTTTTTATACCAAAAAAGAAAAAATACACAAAATGCTTCAGGACTTCGATCACCGACTCAATGAAGTAATTGCTTCTCTGAGGGTGAAAAAGGAAAAGTCTGTAAAACGTGATACACCAACTTTCTTTTTACCTGAGATTACTAAATCAATATTCCATCTTTTTGGTGTAAACAAAAAAAGGGTACTAGCTCAGCAATGTATCAACTGTGGGTTATGTAAACGGCTATGCCCGGTAGAGTGTATCAGTTACACTGATGGGGAACCTGTGTGGAAAAAAGGATGTGTATACTGTTTTGCCTGTATTCATTGGTGTCCAAATCGTGCTATCAGATTTGGATCTTTGAAAATAACAGACAAGAGTGGTTACACAAATCCAAATTGCAGTGCAGAGGAGATTGAAGCTCAGAAGTTTGTTAGCTAA
- a CDS encoding TRAP transporter TatT component family protein, which yields MKIIFFISVMLIAFMFGCSPRQMMLRNISDNLAKESTVFTGDDDPQLVRDALPFTIKFHEILLNQDNKNPQLHLSTGKLFILNAQVFLMMQADTMSSDPIQANALRQRAKSHFLRGRDYILNGLDLIHPGIKAEIRSGSVDSALSRVSLADTSYLYWASAAWLGAVNADRRDFALGLTARRPLSMLQKTVELKSNFGNGSAHEALSIYLASAPSSLGGDKEKANYHFQKALQYSSNNRASTFVTGAKSFALQNNDKSRFSELLSQAINIDPAKDSTQTLLNTVYRDYAKWLLDNKGKLFKEDE from the coding sequence ATGAAAATAATCTTTTTTATCTCTGTTATGCTTATTGCTTTTATGTTTGGTTGTTCCCCACGCCAGATGATGCTTAGAAATATCAGCGATAATCTCGCAAAGGAATCAACGGTATTCACTGGTGATGATGATCCTCAATTGGTTAGAGATGCCCTGCCATTCACCATCAAGTTTCATGAAATATTGTTAAATCAGGACAACAAAAACCCGCAGCTACACTTATCAACCGGCAAATTGTTTATTCTTAATGCACAGGTTTTCTTAATGATGCAGGCGGACACTATGAGTAGCGACCCCATACAGGCTAACGCGCTGCGCCAGCGAGCCAAAAGCCACTTTCTCAGAGGCAGAGATTATATCTTAAACGGGCTCGATCTGATTCATCCCGGAATAAAAGCTGAAATACGAAGCGGGTCAGTCGATTCAGCGCTGAGCAGAGTTTCTCTTGCCGACACCTCCTATCTTTATTGGGCATCCGCAGCGTGGCTTGGAGCGGTTAATGCAGACAGAAGAGATTTTGCCCTGGGTCTTACAGCCAGACGCCCTCTGTCGATGCTACAGAAAACAGTTGAGCTCAAAAGTAATTTTGGTAACGGTTCGGCTCATGAAGCGCTGAGTATCTACCTTGCATCCGCACCTTCATCCCTTGGCGGTGATAAAGAAAAAGCAAACTATCACTTCCAGAAAGCCCTTCAATACTCTTCAAACAACAGGGCGTCTACCTTTGTAACTGGTGCAAAATCATTTGCACTGCAGAACAACGATAAATCCCGGTTTTCAGAACTGCTCTCACAAGCCATAAACATTGATCCAGCAAAAGACAGTACCCAAACACTTTTAAATACTGTGTACCGGGATTATGCTAAATGGCTGCTTGATAATAAAGGGAAGTTGTTTAAGGAAGACGAATAA
- a CDS encoding adenine phosphoribosyltransferase, with the protein MDLDKVIRKVPDFPKPGILFYDVTSIFLEPTAFKYVVDTMLESYKDKQVDGVISIESRGFLLGSCFAYTNKVPLVLARKKGKLPGKTISQSYLLEYGSATLEIHEADLIPGKNWLIIDDLIATGGTLEAVSSMIETVGANVAGIFSIIGLPFLNYKEKIGKYRPKTLIEYNSEEC; encoded by the coding sequence ATGGATCTTGATAAAGTTATAAGAAAAGTACCCGATTTTCCCAAACCAGGGATCCTTTTTTATGATGTTACAAGCATTTTTCTTGAACCTACAGCATTTAAGTATGTAGTAGACACTATGCTTGAGAGTTATAAGGATAAGCAGGTTGATGGTGTTATATCGATTGAGAGTCGGGGATTTCTTCTGGGGTCTTGTTTTGCATATACCAATAAAGTTCCTCTTGTGCTTGCACGCAAAAAAGGCAAACTGCCAGGGAAAACAATTTCACAAAGTTATCTTCTTGAATATGGCTCCGCAACTTTGGAGATACATGAAGCAGACCTTATACCTGGGAAAAATTGGTTAATAATCGATGATTTAATTGCCACTGGCGGAACGCTTGAAGCAGTGAGCTCGATGATAGAAACGGTTGGAGCGAATGTGGCGGGAATTTTCTCGATTATTGGGCTGCCGTTTCTTAACTACAAGGAAAAAATCGGAAAGTATCGCCCCAAAACACTTATTGAA